GCGCCATCGGCACGCGCCCCGTGGACCTTCACCTGAAGGCCTTGGAGCAGATGGGCGCCAAGATCGAATTGGACGGAGGCTATATCATCGCCTCGGTCCAAGGCCGCCTCAAGGGCGCCCATATCATCTTCCCGCAGATCACCGTGGGCGGCACCGAGAACATCCTGATGGCCGCCACCCTGGCCGAGGGCGAGACGGTCATCGCCAACGCGGCGCGCGAGCCCGAGGTTACCGATCTGGCCGAGTGCCTGGTGGCCATGGGCGCCAAGATCGAGGGAATCGGCACCGGCACCTTGAAGGTCCAAGGCGTCGAGCGTCTGCATGGCGCCGAATACTCGGTGGTTCCCGACCGCATCGAGACCGGCACCTATGCCGTGGCCGCCGCCATCACCCGTGGCGATATCGAGCTGGTGGGCGCGCGCTTCGATCTGATGGAATCGGTCAACAAGGTGCTGATGGAATGCGGCGTCCATGTGGAGGAAACGCCGCGCGGCATGCGGGTCTCGGCCGATAAGGGCGAGATCAGCGGCGTCGATATCATGACCGAGCCCTATCCTGGCTTCCCCACCGACATGCAGGCCCAGTTGATGGCCCTGATGTCCACGGCCAAGGGCGCCTCCATGATCACCGAGACCATTTTCGAGAACCGCTTCATGCATGTTCCCGAGATGACCCGCATGGGCGCGCGCATCAATGTCCACGGCTCCTCGGCCATCGTGCGCGGCGCGCCCAAGCTGTCGGGCGCCCAGGTCATGGCCACCGATCTGCGCGCCTCGGTCTCGCTGGTTCTGGCCGCCCTGGCCGCCGAGGGCGAAACCATCGTCAACCGCGTCTATCACCTGGATCGAGGTTACGAGCGGGTCGAGGAAAAGCTGGCCGCCTGCGGCGCCCAGATCGAACGCCTCAAGGACGGCGCGGCGGAGTAGATCGATCCGCGTTCTTCATGCGTGGACAGGGAATTCACCACGAAGGCACAGAAGCACGAAGGGCCACGAAGAAGGATTAATCGTCCTTCCCCCCTCCTTCGTGCCTTCGCGCCTTCGTGGTAAAATCCGCCCCTACTTGTGCACCAGGGCCACCAACTTGGCGATCCAGCCCAGTTTCCAGGCCAGGGCCACCGCCGCCAGGATCACGCCCACAACCACCACCGAGCGCCAAGGCGCCTCCTTCTCGGCATAGGGGTCCTTCAGCGAGCGCTGGGCGCCGTCGGGCAGCTTGGCCAGATGGGTCAGGGCCGTGCCGAAGGGGATGTTGATGCGGGCATGGGTGTTCACCGCCCAGCCATTGGCGTCGAGAATCGGCCCCAGATGGCGCTGATGCAGCTTGAACGAGGCGATGATCATGCTGGGCCCCGAGACGGCCAGCACGGCGCCGAGCAAGGCCAGGGGGATCTGCCACCAGGGCAGGGCTAAAAAGCCGGTAACCACCGAGGCCAGGGCCGTGCCGATGGCGCCGATGGCCAGACCCAGGGCGGCGAAGATACCGGCGAAACGCCCGGCATCGAAAGGCGCCGCCGGAGCCGCTACCGGCGCTGCGGCGGGAGCGGGAGCAGGAGCGGGAGCGGGAGCAGGCCCGGGTTTGGCGCCCGGCAGCGGAATCTTGGGCGAGACGGCGACGGCGGCAACCTGTTCGTCGGCGGCCTTGGCCCGCGCGGCGGCGGCCTTTTCCACCATCTGGGCGATCATCTTGCCCACCTTCTTGTAGGGCGCCCAGAAGGACTGGCGGATGCTGATG
Above is a genomic segment from Paramagnetospirillum magnetotacticum MS-1 containing:
- the murA gene encoding UDP-N-acetylglucosamine 1-carboxyvinyltransferase, yielding MDRIRIVGGTPLKGTITIGGAKNAALALMPACLLTEETLALSNLPHLVDITTMANLLAQHGVTMALNGAAANGGHTGRVLELTAATIGNTTAPYDLVRKMRASVLVLGPLLARFGEARVSLPGGCAIGTRPVDLHLKALEQMGAKIELDGGYIIASVQGRLKGAHIIFPQITVGGTENILMAATLAEGETVIANAAREPEVTDLAECLVAMGAKIEGIGTGTLKVQGVERLHGAEYSVVPDRIETGTYAVAAAITRGDIELVGARFDLMESVNKVLMECGVHVEETPRGMRVSADKGEISGVDIMTEPYPGFPTDMQAQLMALMSTAKGASMITETIFENRFMHVPEMTRMGARINVHGSSAIVRGAPKLSGAQVMATDLRASVSLVLAALAAEGETIVNRVYHLDRGYERVEEKLAACGAQIERLKDGAAE